The window TCAATAACGCCTACGGGAGAATATTCAACGACTTTGAAATCAACGTCTCTATGGGTAAGCTGCATACGATCAACATATATGTAACGGGACACGCGCTGCGCCCTGGGGCCTATGCCGTATCCTCAATGGCTACGCTTATCGATATCCTATCGCAGGCAGGAGGCCCGGCGCCTTCCGGCTCTATGCGCGCGATAGAGGTAAAACGCGGCAATAAGAAAATCGCCACGCTCGATATTTACGAGCTTCTGCTGCATGGCAGCCGTAAGGGCGACGCGCGGCTGTGCGACGGCGACGTGATCTTTATACCGACCGTAGGCAATCTCGTTTCGGTTGCGGGAAACGTCAAGCGTCCGGCGGTCTACGAGCTGACGAAAAATGAAAAACATCTTGCCGATATAATCAAGCTCGCGGGCGGCCTCACATCCGGCGCATACAAAGGGCGGGTACAGATCGTACGCGTCAAGGATAATACGATACGGACCGCCTTTGAATCGGAGCTCACGCAGAAAAACGCCGCGTCACAGAAACTGCAGGACGGAGACCTCGTGAAGATCTTCACCGTGCCGGGCGGCTCGATCAACATACGCATCGCGGGAGCCGTCATCCAGCCCGGCGTATACGCGATAGAGCCTGGAACGACGACGCTGGGTGACGTCCTTAAACGCGCGGGCGGTCTGCTCTACACCGCCGCTACCGAAGGCGAATTGACGCGCATTCAGGTCAGCGAACAGGGTCCCGTGACGACGCGCACGATGGTCAACCTGAGAGAGGCCATCGACGGCAAAGGGTGTTTTCTGCTCCAGCGCGACGACTACATCTTCGTCCGCACCGTGCCGGACTGGAACCTATACCGCAGCGCGCGGATAACGGGGCGCATCCTCTACCCAGGCAGCTATGCCGTCAAACAGGGGGAGCGGCTGTCGTCGCTCATCGAGCGTGCCGGCGGCTTCACCGAAGACGCCTTCCCGCGCGGCGCGGTCTTCATCCGTGACAGCGTAAGGGTCCAGCAGCAGAAAAGTATCGACGACATGATCCTGCGTCTGGAACGTGAAATGGCCGCCGCCGCAAACCAGGCCGTATCCACCGCGACAACAACCAAAGACGTGACCTTCGCCCAGGCGGAGGTTACGCAAAAGGACCGGCTGATGACGGCGCTTCGCAACCTGAAAGCGACCGGGCGCGTCATTATGCAGATACCGCCTGACTACAAGCTGATAAAGGGCAGCCCCTACGATATTGTCCTGCAGGACGGCGACCGTCTCCATATACCGGTCACGCCAGGCACCGTACAGGTCATCGGTTCCGTTACCACACAGTCCACCTTCGTATTCCGCACCGGACAGCCGATCAGCGAATACATCAGAATGGCGGGCGGCTATTCAGCCTCGGCCAACGCCAAACGTACCTACATAATGAAGGTGGACGGCTCTACCGTCAGGGCCTTCGCCGGGAAACGTGCGCAAAAGGTCGAGGACGGAGACTTTATCGTCGTTCCGGAAAAACTGATGTTCCAGCCGGCGATGCGCAATACCACGGACATCATCGACATCGTCTACAAGCTGGTGCTCGGCGTGGCGGCGGTAGACTATATCTTTAAATAAAGGAGGAAAGACGATGACGGACAGCCAAAAGACTTTAAACGACGATTATGAATACGAACTGTCCCTGCTAGATCTGCTGGTGATACTTGTACAGCAAAGATGGCTCATTATAAAAATAACCGCGGCCTTCGCCATTATCGCGGTGATATACGCGCTTACGGGCACGCCGATCTATCGAAGTACCATGCAGATCATCTCGCCAAACAGCGGAGCGAAATCAGGAGCGGCGGCGATGCTCGCGGCTACAGGCATGGGCGACATGCTCGGCGCCCAGCTGACGACGCAGAGCGACACCGTCGTCGGCGTCATCAAAAGTCCGCTGGTGCTGGACAGGGTCATCGATAAAAACAGCCTCCTTACAAGGGAAAGTGAAAATTTCAGCATAACTCGCCTGATCGGCGCATTGTTCTCCAAAGGCAAACCTAAACCTAAGATGAGGACGATGGTAAGAAAATCGCTTTCTGAAAGCGTACAGGCAATTTCAGACAAGAAGAGTGGAATTATCACTCTCTCGGTGAAAGACACCTCTCCCGATATGGCTGTAAAGCTTGTAAAATCCATATTCGCGGAGACGCTCTGCGTCATGCAGGATGTAGCCATCTCTCCGTCGGCGCAGCAAAGGGTATTTCTGGAATCTCAGCTGAAAGAGAACAACGGGGAACTTTCAAAGGCGGAGGGCGCTCTTATATCATTCCAAAAGAGAACGGGGATGATCGGTACGGGAGGCGCGCCCAGCGACATCTCCGCGCTGGCGGTATTGCAGGCACAGATGGTGGCCAAAGAGATAGAGCTGCGATCCGCGCGCTCTTTCGCAAAAGAGGCCAATCCGCAGATAAAAAAGCTTGAGGCGGAATATGCGGCGATAAAAAAGCAGTTCGAAGCGGACAACGCTAAGGTAGGAACTTTTCCTCTTTCCGGTGTCGGCCTGAAGAACCTGCCGGTCGCCTCGCTGGAATACGCCGCGCTGGTACGGGAATACAAGTTCAGGGAAAATCTCGGGCAAATATTGCTGCGCCAATACGAAACGGCCAGAATGAATGAACTTAACGATCCGCTGGTCTTTCAGGCCCTTGGCGAACCAACCTACCCTGAGCTCAAGGAATCCCCTAAGAGAGCAAAAATTGTAATTCTCGCGACTTTTCTCGGCGGCTTTCTCGGCGTCTTGGCCGCTTTTATCTGCCACTTTCTCTCAATATCAAGCTCCGATCCAGAAGAGGCACCCAAGATAGAATTTGTTAAGGCAGCCCTGCGCTCAGATCTGAAAAAACTAAAATTTTTAAAGAAAAAAAGCTCATAAGGATAACGCCGGATAAAAGCCCTCTTTTCTTTCCGGAAAAGAGGGCTTTTTCATACTGTTTTTATATGTTTACAGGTCGCGGCCTGCGGCTGTTTCGTCAAGAAGCAGCTTGGCAGATATTTTTTTGCAGGAATTCAGCAGTTCATCAATGATATGTATATCGTCAATGTCGGGCTTTCCACAGAGAGAATCCAACATATATCTGACCTCCGAAAGCTTCAAAATTATCGGAGATGTCTCTTTGAGATGCTGTTCTTCGTTAGACATAGGCATTATCGGACCTTTCACGACTAACGCTCTCCCCGTATCCTCGTTCTCCTCCAGCAGGAAGGCAACTGTCGTATCGAGAACCCGCGCAATGTTTTTCAAGTTCTCGCCTTCGGGGAGGCAGCGCTTACCCTCCCAGGCTATGACCGTCGAACGGGCTACCTTTAAAGATTCCGCCAACATGGCCTGGGTCAGCCTTTTCTCTTTACGCAGCATTTTTATCTTCTCAGAAATATTCATCGGCATCCCCCATGTTGTGTATAGACTACAAATAATAGAGGAATGGGTCAAGATTGATTTGGCCTACATATATGTTGTGTAAACTTGACTATATTCAAAGATATTTTTATAATAAGTCTTATATAGCGGACTTATTTAATTATGGCGGTGACAATCAATGTTTGGGAAAGTAATCAGAAAGAGAAGGGTCGCCCTAAAACTCACCCAGAACGACCTGGCAGTGCTGGTTGGCGTCAACCGCACCACCGTCGTGGCCTGGGAACATGAGAAGTTTCAGCCGACAAAGAAGATCGCGGCTCTCGAAGACGCTTTGAATATTGGGCGCGGAGAGCTCTATTTTATAATCCAGGAAAACCGGCTGCGGTGATGCGTAAAAATGTTTGGTTCAAATCAAACGCGCGGGATATCTATATTTTTATCGCGCTCTGCGTCTTTATATCCTCTGTGGCGCTGATATATCGCCACGAGACCGGACCGGGGCTCTCGTACAGCTCTGTCTTTTATTGTCCCGCTAAGAAAGATGACGTTCTGTCGGTACAGGCACAGCCGCCGCGCCCATCCTATAATGACGCTGACATGCACGTATCCGTGGCGGCGGCAAAGAGAACCGCGGCACAGGCCGTTCACAGGTCTTTGGCGAAGGTATCCGACGTCGCAGTCCTTCTTTATATCGTCTACCTGCTTCTATTTCTGCGCAAAGGCAAAAAGACCTCATCTCTCTTTATGAAGACGGATGGGAAGAACTATTCCAAAGATCCGCTGACAGGGCTGCTTGACAGAAGCGTGCTCTACGGGTCGGTCTCCGAAACTATTCGTCTCTACCCAGAGAGATGCCACGCCGTTTTTATGATGGACCTGGACAATTTCAAAAAAGTAAACGACACCTTCGGACATCTCAAGGGGGATACGGTTCTGCGTTCAGTAGCTGAACACATTTTATCCAGCGTCGAAAAGGGCGATATTGTGGGACGGATCGGCGGCGACGAGTTTATCGTCCTGGCCAGGAACGTCGCCGGCAGGACCGAGGCGGAGAGCAAGGCTAAGACGCTGCAAAAGGCGGTCTCAGGCATGGAGGATGTCACCGTAAGCATCGGCATAGCCCTCTATCCTTACGACGGCGCTGTGTTTGAGGAGCTGTATGATCACGCCGATATTGCGATGTACAGGGCGAAGGATAAAGGCCGCGACCGCTGCGAGTTTTACTGCGGCGGCCGCTGAGAGAACAGCGGGACTGGCGGCGCTAAACGCCGTTTCTTTCTCTTTCTATCCAGCCCAGATATCCCTTCACCGACTGGCCAATGAAGAATTCCTCCCTCTTTCGTACCGCCTCCGGCATCTTTTCAAGGTTTGCGAGCACCGGATCGTTTGCCAGCAGCGCAAGGACCGCATCCTCCGGCGAGGTTCCGGCGGGAAGCGCCGAGAGCACCGCGAGCCAAAGCTTCATCTGCTCCGCGGCCCTGTCGAAAACTTCGCTGGCGTCTTCGAGATATCCCGAGTGAGGGAAGCAGACGACGTCTATATCTTCGAGCGCCCTCAGCCTGTTGAGAGAGGCGACGGCCCTGTCATAGAAAAATTTATGCGGTGTCGCCGGGCGCATGAAGCAGCTGCCGTCGTCACACCTGAACCAGCAGCCGGCAGCTTCGCCGGCAAAGAGTATCCGCCTTCCGGCAAGTTCATAGATGTAGGAGCTGTGATGCGGCGCGTGTCCTGGCGTGTCGATTACGGTAAGGTTAGGTATACCGCCGTCGATAAGGTTCTCCGCCGGGAGCGGTATGGGGGTACCGTACACGTCGCAGAGGCTGCCAAGGCTGGTCCGGCTTCCTGCGATCAGCTTAGAGGGGTCGACAAGGTGCGGACGCCCCTTTTCCGGAGCCAGAACTTTGGTCTCCGAGTGCGCGGCGATAAACTGCCCCGCGCCACCAGAATGGTCGAGATGTATATGCGTATATATCAGATAATCGATCTTATTTTTTCCTTTGGCCTCAAGCAGGCGCAGAAGCTCCGGAACCGCGGAGGCCGGTCCCGTCTCCACAAGTATCCTCCGCCCGCCCGCCTTGTCTTCGATGAGCCAGCCGTCAAGAAATGATTCAAAGCCGCCGCGCGGTATCGGCAGGTTTATCCGGTAAAAATTGGGGAATATCTCCGTCATCGCCATTTGCATACGCTCCTTTTATTCTCCGTCGCCGATGGCCCCGAGAACCTCGTCTATGAGGCCCTGAAAGACAGGCGTGCTTCGTGGCCGCGGATACGGCAGATCGACGGGAAGTTCGCGCGTCACGCGCCCCTCTCCGAGGATTACCACCCGCGTACCGAGGCGCAGCGCCTCACCGACGTCGTGTGTCACCATTATAAAGCTCTTTTTTTCTTCAAGGTATAACCGTATCAGCTCGCGCTGCATCGTGCGGCGGGTGAAATAATCAAGGGCTCCGAGCGGTTCGTCGAGCAATATCACAGGCGGGTTTTTCACGAGCGCGCGCCCGAGGGCGACGCGCTGCGCCATGCCGCCGGAGAGCTGGGCCGGCAGCGCCCTCTCGTAGCCTTTTAGTCCGACCGTCTCTATCATTTTAAGCGCCCTTTCTCTCAGCCCCTCGTCCCGTTCACGCGGCGGATAGGCAAAGAGGATATTGTCGATAGCCGAAAGCCACGGCATAAGCCGCGCCTCCTGAAAGACCATACCCGCGGGCAGCGGCTCTTCCTGCGAACAGGAGCGCCCCCTGAATTTCACGGAACCTGCCGTGGGAGGTTCAAGAGAAGCGAGGATGCGCAGCAGAGTGGTCTTGCCGGAGCCGCTCCTGCCGACGACGGTGACGAACTCGTTCTCTCCGATTTCAAGAGAGACGTCCTGCAGCGCCTCCACACGCCGCCCCTCTATGCTGTAGCACTTTGAGACGTTTTCTACCGAAAGGAAGGACATCAGCGCACCCTCCCCGCGGCCTTAGAAATAATTACGAAGAGATAATCCAGCGCCGCGCCAAGCGCGCCGATCACAAGTATCCCCATCAGCACGACGTCCGAGCGCGAAAGCTGTTCCGCGTCAAGGATCATATATCCCAGCCCGGAAGAGGCGGCGACAAGTTCCGCCGCCACAAGCGAACGCCAGCTGTAGCCGAGCCCCAGCTGCAGACCGGTAAGAATGGCAGGCAGCGCCGACGGCAGGATCACATGGCGGCAGCGCTCCCAGCGACTGTAGCCAAAGACCCGCGCGACCTCGATGAGCCCGGAATCGCAGCCCCTGACGCCCTGCAGCGTATTGAGAAAGACGGGAAAGAAGGTGGCGAGGATGATAAGGATGATCTTGGGGCTCTCCCCGATCCCGAACCAGAGGATGAGCATCGGAATCACCGCCATTGGCGGGATATGGCGCAAAAACTCCAGAGTCGGGTCCAGCTGCGCGAGAAGCGGCGGAAAAGAGCCGCACAAAAACGCAAGCGAGACGGCAAGCGCCGCGGAGAGGCCGAAGCCGACGGCGATACGGCCGAGGCTGGCGCACATATTCTCCGCCAGCGTTCCGTCTGCGGCGGCGGTCGTAAAGGCGCGCCACACCGCTCCCGGCGAGGGCAGCAAAAAGGTGTTCCACCAGCCGGCCGAGGCCCCGTACCACCATAAAAGGAGGACTGACAGCGGGAATAAGGCGCCGCTCATAAGTATTTTCCAGGCAGTATCTTTCATCTCACGCGTAAATTCCCATCAATAAAATTCCGCTAGTATTGTACCTCTAAAAAGGCGAAAGACACTATAATATTAACGGATGAAAAATATTACGCGACAAGGGAGTGTACAGTTTGAGCAAAGTAACATGGAAGGCGGGGACGATGCTCTACCCCCTGCCGCCGGTGATGGTCTCCTGCGGTACGATGGAAAGGGCGAATATCATCACGGTGGCCTGGACGGGCATAGTAAACTCGGAACCGCCGATGACATACATCTCCGTGCGCCCCGAGCGCTTTTCGCACGGCCTGATCAAGGAGACGGGAGAGTTCGTCATCAACCTTACTACCGACAGGCTGGTATGGAACGCCGACTTCTGCGGCGTGAAATCCGGCCGCGACACAAATAAATTCGCCCTGCCGGGACTCACGGCGGTCAAAGCCAGCGCGGTGAGTGCTCCGATGATAGAGGAGAGCCCCGTCAACATCGAATGCCGCGTCGAGAGAAGCATTCTGCTGGGAAGCCACGAAATGTTCATCTCCAAAATAATCGCCGTCAACGTCAATGAAAAGCTGCTGGACGCGAAGGGCGTGCTGCACCTGGAAAAGGCCGGCCTTGCGGCGACGGCGCACGGAAAGTACTTCACGCTTGGCCGCCAGGTAGGAAGTTTCGGATATTCGGTAAGAAAGAGATAAAGGAGAAATCAGCAATGCTTAGATGCGAAATATGCCATAAACCTTTAAAGGAGTGCTGCGACCTCTTCCACGAGGCCGAGGACGAAAACGGAAATAGCGTCGTGATCTGTTACGAATGCGCGGAGGAGCATAAGATCCCCTTCGAAGATGAGAAAGATAATTTATAAACCGGCGCCTTAATTATTTTGCGCGGCGGTAACGGGCGGAGAGGCGAATCATCTATTTCGTGCGGTCCGCCCTGTTTATCCGCCACAGGCGCCGCAAACGTCACGAAGCCGCCCCGGGGCCCAACCTAAGATAGGTTCGGTTGCCGGGGCGGCACAGTTATGTCTATAATCAGCGGAATTTATACGCTGTAAAGCAGCTCTCCGTATGTCGGATAGGGCCAGTATTTTTCTCCGACGAAGCGTTCGATCTCGTCCGCCGCGGAACGCAGCTCACCCATCACCGGCAGGACCTTGTCTCGGTAATAGAGGGCGGCCTCATTCGCGCTCCCGCACGCTTCCGCCTCCGTCAGGATTTCCTCGAGCCTGTTGATATTCACATAGAGCGAATCGGTCAGTGTGCGCAGGTGCTTGAGCATATTGATCTCCATCGCGCAGTCCAGCTCGGGGCAGGCCGTCTTGACCGCCACCGCCGTCTCGCTGAGGCGCTTGAGATAGGTGTAAGCGGCGGGGATGATGTCCTTCCGCACCATCTCGGCCATCGTCAGGGCCTCTATCCTGATCACCTTGCAGTAATTCTCAAGATGTACCTCGCAGCGCGAACGCATCTCTACCTCCGTGAAGACCTTATGCTTGGTAAAGAGCGCAACGTTCTTTGCGTCGACATAATGCGGCATGGCGTCGGGGGTCGTCCGGTAGTTGGAAAGGCCGCGGCGCGCCGCCTCCTCAAGCCAGGCGTCCTCGTAGCCGTTGCCGTTGAAGATGATGCGCTTATGTTCGGATATCGTCTTCCTGATAAGGCCGTTGAGCGTCTCTTTAAAATCACCGCCCCCCTCCAGGGCGTCGGCGAACTGCTCAAGTTCCTCGGCGACGATCGTGTTGAGCACAATGTTCGGCCCCGCGATGGACTGGCTTGAGCCGAGCATACGAAACTCAAACTTATTGCCCGTAAAGGCGAAGGGAGAGGTCCGGTTGCGGTCGGTGGTATCCTTGCGGAAGAGCGGCAGCGTGTCCACGCCGATCTCCATATGGCTCGCGACCCGGTCCTTATAGGCGGTACCCTTCTCTATCGACTCCAGGATATCCATCAATTCCTCGCCGATAAACATCGAGATGACCGCAGGCGGCGCTTCGTTCGCGCCGAGCCGGTGGTCGTTGCCCGCCGTCGCAACGACTGCGCGGAGCATATCCTGATATTCGTCCACGCCCTTTATCACCGCGCAGAGAAAGAGAAGGAACTGGGCGTTCTCCGAAGGTGTCCTGCCGGGATCGAGCAGGTTAAGGCCGTTGTCCGTCGCGAGCGACCAGTTGATATGCTTACCGGAGCCGTTGACCTCGGCAAAGGGCTTTTCATGCAGGAGGCAGACGAGCCCGTGGCGGTCGGCAACCTTTTTCATCAGCTCCATCGTCAGCTGGTTATGGTCACAGCTCATATTGGTGTTGGTAAATATCGGCGCCAGCTCATGCTGCGCGGGAGCAACCTCGTTGTGCTCGGTCTTCGCCAAGATGCCGAGCTTCCAGAGCTCCTCGTCGAGATCGGCCATAAACTCCATCACGCGCGGGCGTATCGCTCCGAAATAGTGGTCGTCCAGCTCCTGTCCCTTCGGCGGCTTGGCGCCGAAGAGCGTGCGCCCCGTAAAGCGCAGGTCCTTGCGTTTTTTATAAAGCTCTTTGTCGACGAGAAAATATTCCTGTTCCGGCCCCACCGTAGTGGTGACGCGGGTGACGTCGTTGTTGCCGAAGAGCCGCAAAATGCGCAGAGCCTGAACGTTGATGACGTCCATCGAGCGCAGGAGCGGAGTCTTCTTGTCAAGCACCTCGCCGCCGTAAGAGCAGAAGACGGTGGGGATGCAGAGGGTGTTCTCCTTTATAAAGGCGTATGACGTTGGGTCCCAGGCGGTATAGCCCCGCGCCTCGAAGGTGGCGCGCAGGCCGCCGGAGGGAAATGAGGAGGCGTCCGGCTCGCCCTTTATCAGCTCCTTGCCGGAAAATTCCATTATCACCCTACCGTTGTCGAGCGGCGAAATGAAGCTGTCGTGCTTCTCCGCCGTTATCCCCGTCATCGGCTGGAACCAGTGGGTGAAATGCGTCGCGCCCTTCTCCACCGCCCAGTCCTTCATCGCGTTGGCGACGACGTTGGCGATATCGCGCGCGACCGGCTTTCCCTCGCTGACAGACTTCTTGAACGCCTTGAAGGTCTCCTTAGGGAGGCGCTGCTTCATCGTAAAGTCGTTAAATACCATCGTGCCGAATATCTCTTCTACCTTTGCCATCATAACCACTCCTTTTCAAAGGACTTTCTCCTTAACGCGGACATAATAGCTTTATTTACAGTAAATGTCAATATTTAAGCAGATATTTAGGTAATTTTTATGCTTAATTTTATATATAATCTGCATATAATATATATTTTCTCAAAATAAGCATAGAGTAGTTAGACCTTAAGCAGCTTTGTTATATCGCTGGGCTTCCTTCCGTTGAAGTATGTATAGGGCGGGAACCGCCGTCAGGTCACGGAAACGGCAAAAGCCCCGCCTGAGCGTCAAATGCTCAGGCGGGGCTTTTGTAAACGCTAGATGCGGGGAAGCTAGCCTATTCCCCCGGCTCGCGTATCTTGGCCGCGTTTAGTGCGAATCCGGGGTAAATTTACTCATATCTACGACCTTTATCTTTATACCGTCAACGGTTTTCTCTTTCACAGGGGCATTTCCCTTCACTGTAGTACCAGTCGCGGTATCGTACTTGGTAATCGAAACCAACGTCCCGTTACTTAAACCGCTGATATTCTGCGTTGTCCAGGAAATAGAATAATTGTAATTACCCTCATTATCCGTCTTTAAGCTCGTCCGCTGCACCTGCCAAGGGTAGCTGCTCAAATCGATGCCTGTGACGCGGCTGAGATATTCCACAAAATACTTTCCGTAGTTAAGTCCGGTAGAATCCAGCGTTGCGTTGATGTCATCCTTAAGGTTCGACACGTAGTTAAAGTATGATTTTAAGTCAGTTACGTACTTATCGCCTATCTTGATTTTTACGATCTCTTCCTTGTTCAGAAGATGGCTTAGCTGCACAAACAGAGTGTCGTCCAGAGTATCGCTGTGCACTGTACAGGCCACCGTAACACGCGAGGTGTCCGTAATATCCGGCAGGGCGAATACCACCACGCCGTGAGAGGGACATACGCCGCTTATCGAATAGAAGGTCGGCGACGAAGATTTTTTTTCGCCCTTCGTCTGGTCCTTTAATACATCATCCATTATGGGCTCAAAATTAGTTAAAGCTCCCTCTGCCCTTCTTATACCGTATTCTTTTTGAAGTATCTTCCTGTTGTTGAGGCAGGCGGTCTCCTCCGCCTTATCGGTGGCGCTGCCGCTTGAAATCATCATCAGTCCGGCAAGTATACCTATCACGATTACCACAATCAGAACCTCCACTAAGGTGAAAGCCCCGCTCTTTCCAGTCGGCATTTTACCCCCTCCTTGTTACCCCAAAAGCAAGTCATTCTCTTACTTTTTATTATACAACTGCCGCGCGGATTTTCCATCGCCGTCTCAATAAAAAACACTCCGCGTCACGCATATCCACTCGCGGCGGCAGCCGGTCCCCGAAAAGAAACGGCGCCCGCCGGAGCGGACGCCGTTTCTTTTCGATAGGGGGGTGAGAAGACAGCTGTTTTATATCTTTCCGACAAGGTCGAGGCCGGGTTTCAGCGTTTCTTTGCCGGGGGTCCACTTCGCCGGGCAGACGCGGTCGCCGTACTGGGCGACGAACTGAAGGGCCAAAATCTTTCTGAAGAGTTCGTCCGCGTTACGGCCGACGTTGCCCGCGTTCACCTCGTAGGCGCATATCCTGCCCTCTGGGTTAACGATAAATGTTCCGCGCTCCGCGATTCCCTTATCCTCGATCATCACGTCAAAGTCGCGCGCGAGTTTCCCGGTGGGGTCCGCAAGCATCGGAAATTTTATCGCCTTGATCGTATCGGAGGCGTCCTGCCATGCTTTGTGGACAAAATGGGTATCACAGGAGACGGAATAGACCTCGCAGCCTACCTCTTTAAGCTCCTCGTATTTGTCGGCAAGGTCTTTAAGCTCCGTAGGGCAGACGAAGGTGAAGTCCGCCGGATAGAAAAAGAAAACCGACCATTTGCCGAGAATGTCGGCCTTTGACACTGTCTTGAATTCAAAATCATGATAGGCGTCTACTGTAAAGTCACTGACTTCTTTTCCGATAAGAGACATCTTTAGATCCTCCTGAATTTTTATTTTATGTTAGCCTTAACTAACTGGACTAAATTTATCATTATTGAGAGGATTTGTCAATAACTTAAAATAGTTATTTTTTATTTCTTTGAATGCTCATCAAAAATTATATACTATGTGCCTCGGCCACTTATCGAATCTTGAACAGGCACAGCCCCGGAGGCCGATAAATTATTGTACTTTTGCCGCCGCTTGCGATAAACTGATATCCGTCTCGTCCATCATATGTGATACGCTATTTAATCGGAGGCTGATAGCGATGCGGCCGTCAGTAAGAAGAGATAAGCTGTTACCTGTTATATTTATAATGCTGCAGAGCGTCATCTACGGCTTCGGAAATCCGCTGACAAAGATTGCCTATTACAGCATCACGCCGCTGTGGTGTCTTACGCTGCGCTTCTCGCTCGCATTCGTGCTCTTCGCCGCCCTCTTCGGCAAAGAGGCCTGCCAACGACTGCGCGGCGTGAGGGCGTCGGACTACCTTCCCGCCGGGATCAGCGCGGCGTTGGTCTTTATCCTCAATAATATCGCCCTCAACATGACCAGCGCTACCAACGTCGGCTTTATCATGTCGCTGCCGGTGGTGATCGCGCCGATAATGGCCGTCCCGATCTTAAAGCGCCGCTATGATATCCGCCACCTGCCGGTACAGCTTGGCGCGCTGGCCGGCATCTATCTGCTATGCTGCCGCGGCGGCGGGCTGCGGTTGAACGCAGGCGACCTGATCGTCCTGCTCTCCACCGTCTGCTGGGCCGCTTCGCTGGCTTACAGCGAACGCTCTCTCACAAATATCGACGCCGCTTCGGTCACGCTGGTCCAGATAACGACTACGGCGCTGCTGAGCTTCGCCTGCGCCGTCATCTTTGAACGGAACGCCTCTCTATCCGCCGTCAAACCGGCGGCGTGGATGGTGGTCGTCTATCTGGCCGTCACCTGCAGCTGCCTCGGCTTCATGCTGCAAAACCTCGCGCTGCGCCGCACCTCCTCCGCCGCCGTCGCCCTGCTGCAGACTATGCAGCCGATAATGACGACCGCCGCCGCCTGGATGCTGCTCGGCGAAAGGCTGGATCTCGTCGGGATGGCCGGCGCCGCCGTCATAATCATCTGCATCG is drawn from Cloacibacillus sp. and contains these coding sequences:
- a CDS encoding helix-turn-helix transcriptional regulator; translation: MLRKEKRLTQAMLAESLKVARSTVIAWEGKRCLPEGENLKNIARVLDTTVAFLLEENEDTGRALVVKGPIMPMSNEEQHLKETSPIILKLSEVRYMLDSLCGKPDIDDIHIIDELLNSCKKISAKLLLDETAAGRDL
- a CDS encoding Wzz/FepE/Etk N-terminal domain-containing protein, with the protein product MTDSQKTLNDDYEYELSLLDLLVILVQQRWLIIKITAAFAIIAVIYALTGTPIYRSTMQIISPNSGAKSGAAAMLAATGMGDMLGAQLTTQSDTVVGVIKSPLVLDRVIDKNSLLTRESENFSITRLIGALFSKGKPKPKMRTMVRKSLSESVQAISDKKSGIITLSVKDTSPDMAVKLVKSIFAETLCVMQDVAISPSAQQRVFLESQLKENNGELSKAEGALISFQKRTGMIGTGGAPSDISALAVLQAQMVAKEIELRSARSFAKEANPQIKKLEAEYAAIKKQFEADNAKVGTFPLSGVGLKNLPVASLEYAALVREYKFRENLGQILLRQYETARMNELNDPLVFQALGEPTYPELKESPKRAKIVILATFLGGFLGVLAAFICHFLSISSSDPEEAPKIEFVKAALRSDLKKLKFLKKKSS
- a CDS encoding SLBB domain-containing protein; the protein is MKKRTIAALVLIFYLFTLAAPAASVAADAGAVAAAAAALTGHGLGGAADSPGDTTASEGASDSGIFNGDTGAKTSATPQTTDFPATIDPSASEPQTTVVNEKLEEERLHNPATTSAPAATTSISSPIDPREASGSTMYDNLRGRLARFGTDFFASRRANTLTYAPVGPNYVVAPGDEVRITLWGYDDIRANLVVDRDGVLTLPKAGPLNAAGMTFAELEKAVNNAYGRIFNDFEINVSMGKLHTINIYVTGHALRPGAYAVSSMATLIDILSQAGGPAPSGSMRAIEVKRGNKKIATLDIYELLLHGSRKGDARLCDGDVIFIPTVGNLVSVAGNVKRPAVYELTKNEKHLADIIKLAGGLTSGAYKGRVQIVRVKDNTIRTAFESELTQKNAASQKLQDGDLVKIFTVPGGSINIRIAGAVIQPGVYAIEPGTTTLGDVLKRAGGLLYTAATEGELTRIQVSEQGPVTTRTMVNLREAIDGKGCFLLQRDDYIFVRTVPDWNLYRSARITGRILYPGSYAVKQGERLSSLIERAGGFTEDAFPRGAVFIRDSVRVQQQKSIDDMILRLEREMAAAANQAVSTATTTKDVTFAQAEVTQKDRLMTALRNLKATGRVIMQIPPDYKLIKGSPYDIVLQDGDRLHIPVTPGTVQVIGSVTTQSTFVFRTGQPISEYIRMAGGYSASANAKRTYIMKVDGSTVRAFAGKRAQKVEDGDFIVVPEKLMFQPAMRNTTDIIDIVYKLVLGVAAVDYIFK
- a CDS encoding GGDEF domain-containing protein, with amino-acid sequence MRKNVWFKSNARDIYIFIALCVFISSVALIYRHETGPGLSYSSVFYCPAKKDDVLSVQAQPPRPSYNDADMHVSVAAAKRTAAQAVHRSLAKVSDVAVLLYIVYLLLFLRKGKKTSSLFMKTDGKNYSKDPLTGLLDRSVLYGSVSETIRLYPERCHAVFMMDLDNFKKVNDTFGHLKGDTVLRSVAEHILSSVEKGDIVGRIGGDEFIVLARNVAGRTEAESKAKTLQKAVSGMEDVTVSIGIALYPYDGAVFEELYDHADIAMYRAKDKGRDRCEFYCGGR
- a CDS encoding helix-turn-helix transcriptional regulator; protein product: MFGKVIRKRRVALKLTQNDLAVLVGVNRTTVVAWEHEKFQPTKKIAALEDALNIGRGELYFIIQENRLR
- a CDS encoding MBL fold metallo-hydrolase, encoding MAMTEIFPNFYRINLPIPRGGFESFLDGWLIEDKAGGRRILVETGPASAVPELLRLLEAKGKNKIDYLIYTHIHLDHSGGAGQFIAAHSETKVLAPEKGRPHLVDPSKLIAGSRTSLGSLCDVYGTPIPLPAENLIDGGIPNLTVIDTPGHAPHHSSYIYELAGRRILFAGEAAGCWFRCDDGSCFMRPATPHKFFYDRAVASLNRLRALEDIDVVCFPHSGYLEDASEVFDRAAEQMKLWLAVLSALPAGTSPEDAVLALLANDPVLANLEKMPEAVRKREEFFIGQSVKGYLGWIERERNGV
- a CDS encoding ABC transporter ATP-binding protein, with amino-acid sequence MSFLSVENVSKCYSIEGRRVEALQDVSLEIGENEFVTVVGRSGSGKTTLLRILASLEPPTAGSVKFRGRSCSQEEPLPAGMVFQEARLMPWLSAIDNILFAYPPRERDEGLRERALKMIETVGLKGYERALPAQLSGGMAQRVALGRALVKNPPVILLDEPLGALDYFTRRTMQRELIRLYLEEKKSFIMVTHDVGEALRLGTRVVILGEGRVTRELPVDLPYPRPRSTPVFQGLIDEVLGAIGDGE